A region of the Thermodesulfobacteriota bacterium genome:
CTCGGCCGAGGACGAGGGGAGCTACGTCGCCCAGATGCGCCTTCGCAACGAAGGCGTGGAGTGGTCGGACTGGGAGCCCTACGCCGAGACCCGGGCTTGGACCCTGCCCGCCGGCGACGGGGAGAAGGTGGTGGAGGTGGAGCTTCGGGACGCCGCCGGCAACGTGGCCCCGGCGTCGGTCGCCGTCCACCTGGACACCGAGCCTCCGGCGGTGGCCATCGACCCGGTGGAGAGCCCCGTGACCGAGACCACCCTGACCCTTATGGGCACCCAGGAGGCGGGGGCAACCGTGCAAGTGTACCTCGTTTCGGGCTCCGGCACGGCCGGCGCGGTGAGCTATCCGGGCGCCGGGAACTGGGAGTGCACCCTCTCGGACCTCGCGGTCGGGGAGTACGAGGTGCGCGCCGACGCCGCCGACGCGGCGGGAAACCGGGGGACGGCGAGCGCGTTCTTTGGCGTGGGATTCAACCCTCCCCCGGTTCTCGACGACGACGCCGACAACGACGGGATGCCCGACGCGTGGGAGATCGCCCACGGGCTCAATCCCCTGCTCCCTGATGACGCCGACTGGGACGAGGACGGGGACGGGGTATCGAACCTGGGCGAGTTCCTCCGGGGCACCGATCCGCGGGTGGTGAGCGCCGCGCCGTTCCTTTGGGCCGGGGTTACTCATCGCACGCTGGCCGACGGGAGTGAGGTCGACACCCTGGACGCGGCGCTCCCAGAGGGGGCGGGCAGCCCTGCCGGCCGCACCGTCACCGTGGCGGGTCCCGGGGGGTTCTGGTACGCCTTCGGCGAGGGAGACCGTCTGCCTTGGACACCGGGAACCCTGGCGCTCCAGCGCGACTTCCTCGCGCTGCCCGCCGGCCTCTACACCTTCACGGTGGCCGGGGCCGACGGGAGCCGGGAGGAGCGGGTCGACCTCCATCACGGTGCCCGGGCTCTGCCGCGGGTCGATGCGGGATCACTGTGGGCCGAGCGGCGCGCCGACGGGGGCTACCGTTTCGGCTGGGCGCTTGCCGACGAGGCGCGCGACTACTGGTACCGGGTGCGGGTCGTCACCGCGGAGGGGAACGAGGTCTACACGGGGGGCCGCTTCCAGGCCACCACCCACGACCTCCCGGCGTGGCTCCTGGAGGACGGCGTGGCCTACCGGTGGCGGGTCGAGGCCCACGACGGGCCGACCTGGGACCTCCTGGCCAATCGGTCGGAGTCGGCGTGGCAAGACCTGGTGCCCGATCCGGGCGACTATGGGGAGGACCGTCTCCTCGTCCACTGGGTGCGCCTCTACCACCGGTGGGAGGACGACGGCACGCCCTACACCGCCTTCTCCCTGGTAGTGGATGACGCTTCTGCAGTTGCAGGCATCGCGGTCAGCGGCCCGGCAGGCCCGGTGGACTGCCCGGCGCCGGGGCTTTCCGGCAGTTACCTGCCCCTGTGGAATGAGTTCTACTGCCGGGTGCCCGGCACGCTGCCGTCGGGCCGCTACGCCTTTGCCGTGACCTCGGAGAAGGCGCCTGGCGTCCCGGTGGTGCAGACCGTGGAGGCAACCCTCACGGACCCGGTGCTCTACCCGGCTGTCGACCCGTCGACCTGCACGGCCCAGGAGACGGCCTGGGGCGCCGTGCGCTTCCACTGGGCGGGCATCGACCGACCCGAGGCCCTGGCCTACCGGGTGTACCTACGCGACGGCACGGGGTGGGAGCACCTCACCGCCCGGGCGCAGAAGACCTCGGCAGACGTGGATGGGACGCTCCTGGGGGGGCTGACGGGTGTCGAGTGGCGGGTCGAGGTCTTCGAGGTCGCCGGCCCTCAGGCGGTCCGGAACCGCCGAAACGGCCCCTGGATGCCCCTTATCATCCGGCCGTACGACCCGGCGGCGGCCGACCTGTGGGGGAGCCAGGTGCGCCGGCGCCTCGGCCCCGACGGCCGCATCTGGTCCGACCTGTGGCTCGATACCTGGGATCCGTTCGTTCCCGACCCGCCCCACACCGAGCTCCTCGTCGAGGGGCCCGGGGGCGAGCGCTGGGATTTCTTGGCCGAGGGCCGCTTCTGGCGCGACGACGTGAGCCAAGGGGGCTATCACATCCTGCGGGAAGGCGAGCCGGCGCAGGGCCTCTACGCCTTCACCGCCCGCACCCGGGGGGCGCCCGCAGCGGTGCTCTTCGACCGCCAGCCGGCACCGGCGAGCCTCGGCATTCCCGACTACCGCAGCCTGCGGGCCGGGATCGACCCAGAGGGGGACCTCCAGCTCACCTGGGCGCCCGTGCCGTCGAACGTGCCGGTGTGGTATGCGGTCAACTTCTATCGGCTGACCGATGCCAGCGGCGACGGCAGCGCCGACGAGGTATACTCCCGCTACTCCCTGGACCAGACCTCCTGGCGCTTCCCGGCTCTTGACCTGCCCGACGAGCCTCTGATCGTGCGGCTCCAGGTGCGCAACGCGCCCGACTGGAGCCTCGTCAGCGAGCGGGCCAACGGGGTGTTCGTGGGGTGGGAAGGGCCGGGGTTCGACTACAGCCAGGTCCCAAATGCCGACGGGGACGACCTGGCGGCCAACTGCGATCCGGACGACGCCGACCCGGACATGGACTCCGCGTGCCTGCTCCTGGGGGAGTGTCCCCCGGCGAAGGCCGTGGAGCTGCAGCCGGCGCTCGCGAGCCCACAGGTGGCGGGAACGGCTGTCTCCTTCACGGCCTCGGCGCGTCCCGCCGGCGGCCGATACGAGTACCGGTTCTGGGTCAAGGAGGGGGCCACCTGGACCGTGGTGCGAAGCTACGCGGAAAGCGCCACCTGGACCTGGGACACGGCGGGCAAGCCGACGGGCACCTACTACGTGCAGGTCGACAGCCGCAGGGTGGGCTCGACCGTCGCCCGCGAGGCGGCCAAGGTGGTCGCCTACGTCCTGGCGGCTCCCGCGACCCCGGCCACGGGGGTGAACCTCAGCCCGAGTCTCGCGAGCCCCCAGGCGGTGGGCACGAGCGTCACCTTCGCCGCCGCCGGGCTGCCGGAGCAGGGCGGCTACGAGTACCGGTTCTGGCTCAAGGAAGGAGCGGCCTGGAGCGTGGTCCAGAACTACGCCACCAACGCCACGTGGACCTGGAATACAACCGGCAAAGCCGAGGGCACCTACTACGTGCAGGTGGACTGCCGGGCCGTGGGCTCCACGGCCGCCCGCGAGGCGGCCAAGGTGGTCGCCTACGGCCTGGGGGCTGCCGCCACCCCGGCCACGGGGGTGAACCTCAGCCCGAGTCTCGCGAGCCCCCAGGCGGTGGGCACGAGCGTCACCTTTACCGCTGCCGGGCTGCCGGAGCAGAGCGGCTACGAGTACCGGTTCTGGCTCAAGGAAGGGGGCGTGTGGAGCGTGGTGCAGAACTATTCGGTCACCCCCACTTGGACCTGGAACACAACCGGAAAAGCCGAGGGCACCTACTACGTGCAGGTGGACTGCCGGGCCGTGGGCTCCACCGCGATCCGCGACGCCGCCAAGGTGGTGGGCTACGTGCTCGAGTAGCTCGGCGGGGAGACCTTGGGGGCAGGGTGACGAAGGGGGACGGCTGGCCGGGGGCGAAAGGAGTCGCGCGAAGGCATCTCGGTGCGCTCCGCCGGGACACTTGCCCTCGGCCCGCTGCCCTAACCCCCCAGGTACGCCCGCTTCACCTCGGGATTGCCCAGGAGCTCGGCGCTGGTGCCCTGGGCTGCGATCTCGCCGGTGTCGAGCACGTAGCCCCGGTGGGCCAGGTGGAGCGCGAGCATGGCGTTTTGCTCCACCAGCAGCAGGGTGATGCCGTCTTCCTGGTTGAGGCGCTTCAGGTTGCGGAAGAGCTCGTACTTGAGCAGCGGCGCGAGTCCCATGGAGGGCTCGTCCAGGAGCAGGAACGTGCACCCCGACATGAGGGCGCGCCCCACCGCGAGCATCTGCTGCTCGCCCCCGCTCAGGGACTCGCTGCGCTGCTTCTCCCGCTCCTTGAGGCGCGGGAAGAGCTCGAACACCCGCTCGTAGTCCCGCCCCACCCGCGGGTCGCCCTTGCGGGAGTAGGTGGCGAGCTCCAGGTTCTCCCACACCGTGAGGTTCCCGAAGATCCGGCGCCCCTCGGGCACCAGCGCGGTCTTGTGCGCCGCCACGATCCGGTGGGGCTCGGTTCGGAGCAGGCTCTCCCCCCGCAGGCGGATCTCGCCGCTCGTCACCCGGGGGCCGTCGGGGGGCGGGGTGCGGCAGATGCTCAGGAGCGAGGTGCTCTTGCCCGCCCCGTTGGCCCCGATGAGGGTGACGATCTCCCCCTCCTCCACGTGGAAGCTCACCCCGTGGAGGGCCTCCACCGCCCCGTACCGGACCCGCAGGTTCTCCACCGAGAGCAGCATCAGATCTCCGCGTTCCCGAGGTAGGCCTCGATCACCGCCGGGTTGCGCTGGATCTCCTCCGGGGTGCCCTCGGCGATGGTCTGCCCGAAGTCGATCACCGTGATGCGCGAGCACAGCTGCATCACCACGTCCATGTGGTGCTCGATCATCCAGATCGTGACCTCGAACTTCCTGTGGATCCACTGGACGAGCCGGATGAGCTCGTCCACGTCGGAGCTGTTGAGCCCGGCGGCGGGCTCGTCCAGCAGCAGGAGCTTGGGCTGGACGGAGAGGGCCCGGGCGAGCTCCACCTTGCGCTGGAGCCCGTAGGGCAGGTTCTTGGGGAAGTCGTGGGCGACGTCGGAGAGCTTCATCACCTCCAGGAGCTCCCGGGCGTAGTCTTCGAGCTCCCGCTCCCGGCGGCCGTAGCGGCGGGTGCGGAGCAGCGTGTCGAGCAGCCCGTAGCCTAGCCGGTGGTGCTGGGAGATGCGGATGTTGTCGAGCACGGTCAGGTCCTTCCAGAGCCGGATGTTCTGGAAGGTGCGGGCGACGCCGAGCGCGGTGACCTGGTGGGGCTTGAGCCCCGCGGTGCTGCGCCCCTCGAAGAGCACCTGCCCTTGGCTCGGCTGGTAGAAACCGCTCACCAGGTTGAAGACCGTGGTCTTGCCCGCCCCGTTGGGGCCGATGAGCCCGAAGAGCTGGCGCTCCTCGACCGCGATGTCGAGGTTCGACAGGGCGCACAGCCCCCCGAAGAAGTGGGTCAGGTTGCGGATCTGGAGGGTCGGCATGGAAGGGTCACTTGAAACTATAGAGTCGCCGCAGGCGCGGGAAGACGTCGGAGAACTCCCGGTTGCCGAGGATGCCCTCGGGCCGGAACTGCATGAGGATGATCAGGACCAGGGGGATCACGACCCACTTGATGATCTGGAGCGGCCGCAGCGCCTCCAGGAGCAGGGTGAAGAGGATGGCCGACATCACCGAGCCGCTCAGCGACCCCATCCCTCCCAGGTACACCATCACCAGCACCTCGGTGGACTTGAGGATCGTAAACGAGCCCGGGTTCACGTACCCCACGATGTGGCCGAAGAGCCCCCCGGCGATCCCCGCCAGGCCCGAGGAGAGCATGAAGGCGATGAGCTTCATCTTGTTGGTGTTCACGCTCAGGATCTCGGCGGCCACCTCGTCCTGGGAGATGGCCGAGACGCCCCTCCCGTAGGTGGAGTAGACGAAGCGGCGCAGCACCCAGATCGTCGCCACGGTGGAGAGGAACACCCACACCAGCATCCAGGGCAGGTCCAGGGTCTCCCCCATGGTGTTCACCACCCGCTTCATCCCCATGAAGCCCCGGGGGCCGCCGATGGCGTCCATGTTCTCGATGGCGCTGATGAAGATGTAGTTGGCCGCGAGCGTGATGATGGCCAGGTAGTCTCCCCGGGTGCGAAACGACGGGATCGCCACCAGCAGGCCCGCCACGGCCGCCGCGGCGCCGCCCGCGAGCAGAATCAGGGGAAACCCGTAGAGCGCCCACTCGGGGGGCAGCACGGGGGGACCGAAGACCCGGTCGGTGGCGAAGAGCCACACGCTCAGCACCGACGCCACGTAGGCCCCCACCGCCATGAAGCCCCCGTGCCCGCAGGAAAACTCCCCCATGTACCCGTTCACCAGGTTCAGGCTGGCCGCCAGGATGACGTTGACGCCCATGAACATGAGCACGGTCTGTGTGTACTGGTCCAGGAACTCCGCCGAGGCCAGGAACACGAGCGCCGCGAGGAGGGCGGCCAGGGCGGCGGGCATGGTGGCGCGTTTCATGCGGCTCCCGTTCACGTTTCACGTCTCACGTCTCACGCCCTCAGATCTTGGTCGTCTTCGCCACCCCGAAGAGCCCCGTGGGCTTCAGGGAGAGGATCATCAGGAGCACGGTGAAGGCGAAGAGGTCCCGGAAGGTGGACGGGAAGAAGGCCACCACCAGGATCTCCACCGCCCCCAGGAGAAAGCCTCCCAGGAACGCCCCCCGGATGTCCCCGATCCCACCCACCACCGCCGCGATGAAGGCCTTCCACCCGATCAGCGCCCCCATGTAAGGGTCGAGCACCGGGTAGGACATGGCGAAGAGGATCCCCGCCAGGCCGGCCATGGAAGAGCCCAGGACGAAGGTGGACACGATGACCGTGTCGATGGGGATCCCCATGAGGGGCACGGCGAACTTGTCGTAGGAGATGGCGCGCATGGCCATCCCGATCTTGGTGCGGGTGACGATGGTGTGGAGGAGCCAGAAGACGGCCACCGCCGTCGCGATGACCGCGAGCTTGAGATTCGTGAAGCTCACCCCTCCCACGGTGTAGACGGTCTCCTCGACGAGGGGGGGGAAGCGGCGCCGGCTCGCCCCCAGCAGGGCGAGGTTGCCGTTTTCCAGGATGAGGCCGCACATGAGGGCCGTGATGACCACGTAGAGCCGGTTGGCCCCCTTGCGGCGCAGCGGCCGGTAGGCCACCCGCTCCAGGGAGACCCCGACGCAGGCCGTCAGGATCATGGTCAGCGGGATCGTCGCCGCGAGCACCGCCCAGCCCGGGAGGCCGGGGATGACCCCGAAGGAGCCCAGGAGGAACGTCGCCACGAAGAAGGCGATGTAGGCGCCCACCATGAAGATGTCGCCGTGGGCGAAGTTGATGAGCAGCAACACCCCGTAGACGAGCGTGTAGCCGAGCGCGATGAGGGCGTAGAAGCTGCCCCACTGGAGGGCGTTGAGGAGGTTCTGGAGCAGGAGCTCGAGCACGGGCCGCTTCTCCTGGGTCCGATGAGGCGTGCCGGCAGACGGGAGCCGCAGAGGCGCCCGGGCGCCTCTGCGGCTGGTTCCCGGCCTGGGCCTAGGGGCAGACCGACTCGGTAAACGCGAACTCGCCCGCGTCGGTGATCTTCACCACCACGGCGCACTTGATGGGGTCGCCCTCGGCGTCGAAGCGCATCTTGCCGGTAATGCCGTCGAACTCGGCGATCGCGGCCATGGCGTCCCGGATGGCCTTGCGGTCCTTCTTGAGGTTTCCCGAGAGCCCCTTGGTGTTCTGGATGGCCTGCAGCTCCAGGCGGGTGGCGTCCCAGGTCAGGGCCGCCACGTCGTCGGGCACGTACCCGTACTTGGCCTGGTAGCGGTCGATGAACTCCTTCGTGGCGCCGGTCGCGCCGGCCGCGGCGTAGTGGGTGGAGAAGTACTGGCCCTTGCAGGCGTCGCCGCACAGGGTCATGAGCTCGGCCGAGCCCCACGCGTCGGACCCCATGAAGGGGCTCTGGAAGCCGAGCTTGCGGGCCTGGGGCACGATGAGCGCCACCTGGTTGTAGTTGTTGGGGACGAAGAGGAAGTCGGGCTTGGCCCCGATGATCTTGGTGAGCTGGGCGCTGAAGTCCTGGTCCTTGGTGCCGTGGCTCTCGAAGGCCACCACCG
Encoded here:
- a CDS encoding ABC transporter ATP-binding protein, giving the protein MPTLQIRNLTHFFGGLCALSNLDIAVEERQLFGLIGPNGAGKTTVFNLVSGFYQPSQGQVLFEGRSTAGLKPHQVTALGVARTFQNIRLWKDLTVLDNIRISQHHRLGYGLLDTLLRTRRYGRRERELEDYARELLEVMKLSDVAHDFPKNLPYGLQRKVELARALSVQPKLLLLDEPAAGLNSSDVDELIRLVQWIHRKFEVTIWMIEHHMDVVMQLCSRITVIDFGQTIAEGTPEEIQRNPAVIEAYLGNAEI
- a CDS encoding branched-chain amino acid ABC transporter permease, with translation MKRATMPAALAALLAALVFLASAEFLDQYTQTVLMFMGVNVILAASLNLVNGYMGEFSCGHGGFMAVGAYVASVLSVWLFATDRVFGPPVLPPEWALYGFPLILLAGGAAAAVAGLLVAIPSFRTRGDYLAIITLAANYIFISAIENMDAIGGPRGFMGMKRVVNTMGETLDLPWMLVWVFLSTVATIWVLRRFVYSTYGRGVSAISQDEVAAEILSVNTNKMKLIAFMLSSGLAGIAGGLFGHIVGYVNPGSFTILKSTEVLVMVYLGGMGSLSGSVMSAILFTLLLEALRPLQIIKWVVIPLVLIILMQFRPEGILGNREFSDVFPRLRRLYSFK
- a CDS encoding ABC transporter ATP-binding protein; protein product: MLLSVENLRVRYGAVEALHGVSFHVEEGEIVTLIGANGAGKSTSLLSICRTPPPDGPRVTSGEIRLRGESLLRTEPHRIVAAHKTALVPEGRRIFGNLTVWENLELATYSRKGDPRVGRDYERVFELFPRLKEREKQRSESLSGGEQQMLAVGRALMSGCTFLLLDEPSMGLAPLLKYELFRNLKRLNQEDGITLLLVEQNAMLALHLAHRGYVLDTGEIAAQGTSAELLGNPEVKRAYLGG
- a CDS encoding branched-chain amino acid ABC transporter permease, yielding MLELLLQNLLNALQWGSFYALIALGYTLVYGVLLLINFAHGDIFMVGAYIAFFVATFLLGSFGVIPGLPGWAVLAATIPLTMILTACVGVSLERVAYRPLRRKGANRLYVVITALMCGLILENGNLALLGASRRRFPPLVEETVYTVGGVSFTNLKLAVIATAVAVFWLLHTIVTRTKIGMAMRAISYDKFAVPLMGIPIDTVIVSTFVLGSSMAGLAGILFAMSYPVLDPYMGALIGWKAFIAAVVGGIGDIRGAFLGGFLLGAVEILVVAFFPSTFRDLFAFTVLLMILSLKPTGLFGVAKTTKI